The following are encoded together in the Pseudobacteroides sp. genome:
- a CDS encoding MSEP-CTERM sorting domain-containing protein, whose translation MKNILKPYWLLIGVSLPQLLIFIIMGRIFYIINSQLTEENLRLWAVFGGLLGLSYISYTVYGVIRLISRKEVHLKTGVSLFLTYIPYLYFFTVFNDKIIPSSIPDWMLFEISPEMMVVTMITPSMVVAMLISVVWLTPFKFGILFNKKTVPVLAIPAFWFLLVTALLPLLHVPFTSVLDHLSTISFVIGTVAFLFVIVKLIYHLLNKKPQIWQKAVIPIVTLGPLFGLSINNQGNIFGNFSSVYFYLLAVFTGVLLVIPSSDNKYLRSLLFILKSITFTFTAYFFIIFLPYLPFSLIGLLAFGLGILLLVPVAQAFVHVRSLWDDYKFLQQHYKKAALLIVFICGVSVIPALISISFNSDKGHIDKALNFIYQQNLSDKNEVKVNTNALSRSLNFLRENKSSGRRGGFFSSNYKIPLISAYYNWLVLENLTLSEQKIKAIKSIFLGVKYENNTINNTFNNTIETSEEQVQPVRIDKHTVETQFDSKNNCYRSWIHFDLKNSNDFNAEFRARFELPQDSFITNYYLYVNNKKKFGMIADKRAANWIYDQIVTIRRDPGILSYISDSIIEFKVFPFNTNETRKTGFEIIHKTPVTLKIGELGIDLGNTNVEGSTKEVGLLDASVKKIDDDVTLVPYEVKKALLKVTRAPFYHFVIDRSEGSKDRGQELVKCVENYIEKNKLNHKDIGISALNYNLKKLTAGGAWQEQYYKLPAVGGLYLDHALKSIHFENYKDKSHKYPAVIIVTDDIDKATLIGSYDSLKYLMPDVKCFYSLNTEGMLLSHSLDGKGTTEIPATASISPDTVLPWPDVSDIKAYLSDDTSTSIVLGDSDYELNSDKAMSSLDTGFVLKAATASMFLHPEKTSGKTLEIVKASIKTGVMSPLTSYIVLENEAQEKVLLEKQQKILSTKKPLDVGEPSQMSEPSLMIIALITAAFVLVVRHRRRKMAV comes from the coding sequence ATGAAAAATATACTTAAGCCTTATTGGCTTCTAATAGGAGTTTCGCTGCCACAGCTGCTGATATTTATAATAATGGGCAGAATATTTTATATTATAAATTCCCAACTCACTGAGGAAAATCTACGGCTTTGGGCTGTGTTCGGTGGGCTTTTGGGATTATCGTATATTTCCTATACTGTCTATGGGGTTATAAGATTGATTTCAAGGAAGGAAGTACATTTAAAAACAGGTGTTTCACTTTTTTTGACTTACATACCATATCTTTATTTTTTTACTGTATTTAATGATAAAATAATTCCTTCCAGTATTCCAGACTGGATGCTTTTTGAGATTTCCCCTGAAATGATGGTTGTTACAATGATTACGCCTTCTATGGTTGTTGCAATGCTAATTAGCGTAGTCTGGCTTACTCCCTTTAAGTTTGGTATTTTGTTTAATAAAAAGACAGTACCGGTTCTGGCAATTCCAGCCTTTTGGTTTTTGCTTGTTACTGCGTTGCTTCCGTTATTGCATGTTCCTTTTACATCGGTTTTGGACCACCTTTCAACCATATCATTTGTTATTGGAACTGTTGCATTTTTGTTTGTTATTGTCAAACTTATTTATCACCTTCTTAATAAGAAACCTCAGATATGGCAAAAAGCCGTTATTCCGATCGTAACACTGGGACCTTTATTTGGGCTTTCAATAAACAATCAGGGCAATATTTTCGGGAATTTCTCCAGTGTTTATTTTTATCTGCTTGCAGTTTTTACGGGAGTGCTGCTTGTTATACCATCCTCAGACAACAAGTATCTAAGAAGTCTTTTATTTATACTTAAAAGCATCACATTCACTTTTACTGCCTATTTTTTTATAATCTTTTTGCCATACTTGCCTTTTTCATTGATTGGACTATTGGCATTTGGACTGGGAATTCTATTGCTGGTGCCTGTTGCACAAGCTTTTGTGCACGTCAGATCACTATGGGATGACTATAAATTCTTACAGCAGCACTACAAAAAAGCAGCTCTTTTAATTGTTTTTATCTGCGGTGTTTCAGTTATACCTGCACTTATCTCAATTTCCTTTAATAGCGATAAGGGACATATTGATAAAGCTTTAAATTTTATTTATCAACAAAACCTTTCGGATAAGAATGAAGTAAAGGTAAATACTAATGCACTTTCACGCTCGCTGAACTTTTTAAGAGAAAACAAATCATCCGGTAGAAGAGGTGGATTTTTTTCTTCAAATTATAAAATTCCTTTGATATCTGCCTATTATAATTGGCTTGTACTGGAGAACCTTACACTGTCCGAACAAAAGATCAAAGCAATTAAAAGCATATTTTTAGGAGTAAAGTATGAGAATAATACTATAAATAACACATTTAATAATACAATTGAGACTAGTGAAGAACAGGTTCAGCCAGTTAGGATCGATAAACACACTGTAGAGACGCAATTTGATTCAAAAAACAACTGCTACAGGAGCTGGATTCACTTTGATCTCAAAAACTCTAATGATTTCAACGCTGAATTCAGAGCCAGGTTTGAGCTTCCCCAAGACAGCTTTATAACAAACTATTATCTTTATGTAAATAATAAAAAGAAATTCGGTATGATTGCAGATAAAAGGGCTGCAAACTGGATATATGATCAAATAGTGACTATAAGAAGGGATCCGGGGATTCTTTCGTATATAAGCGACAGCATAATAGAATTCAAAGTGTTTCCTTTTAACACAAACGAAACCAGAAAAACAGGCTTTGAGATTATTCACAAGACGCCTGTAACATTAAAAATTGGTGAACTTGGTATTGACCTTGGAAACACAAATGTTGAAGGCAGCACCAAAGAAGTGGGGCTTTTAGATGCTTCAGTAAAGAAAATTGATGATGATGTTACTCTTGTGCCATATGAAGTTAAAAAAGCACTTTTGAAAGTCACAAGGGCTCCCTTTTATCACTTTGTAATTGATAGATCGGAAGGTAGCAAGGATAGGGGCCAGGAGCTTGTTAAATGCGTTGAAAACTACATTGAAAAGAACAAATTGAACCATAAGGATATTGGTATATCTGCGTTAAACTACAATCTGAAAAAGTTGACGGCTGGAGGAGCCTGGCAGGAGCAGTATTATAAGCTCCCGGCTGTTGGAGGGCTTTATCTTGACCATGCACTTAAAAGCATTCATTTTGAAAACTATAAAGATAAGTCCCATAAGTACCCTGCTGTAATAATAGTTACCGATGATATCGATAAAGCAACCTTGATCGGCAGCTACGATTCATTAAAGTATTTAATGCCGGACGTAAAGTGCTTTTACAGTCTTAATACTGAAGGGATGCTTTTGAGCCATTCGCTGGATGGAAAAGGAACAACAGAAATCCCTGCAACCGCATCAATTTCACCTGATACTGTTCTTCCATGGCCTGATGTTTCTGATATTAAGGCGTATTTAAGCGATGATACTTCTACATCGATAGTCCTTGGCGATAGCGACTATGAGCTTAATTCCGATAAAGCCATGTCTTCATTGGACACCGGGTTTGTGCTAAAGGCTGCAACTGCCAGCATGTTTTTGCATCCGGAAAAGACCAGTGGTAAGACACTTGAAATAGTTAAGGCCAGCATTAAAACCGGAGTTATGTCTCCCCTTACCTCCTATATAGTGTTGGAAAATGAAGCCCAGGAAAAGGTTCTTTTAGAAAAGCAGCAAAAGATTCTTTCAACCAAAAAACCTCTTGATGTAGGGGAGCCATCCCAGATGTCGGAACCTTCATTGATGATAATTGCACTTATAACGGCAGCCTTTGTTTTGGTGGTTCGGCATAGAAGGAGAAAGATGGCTGTTTAG
- the xrtK gene encoding exosortase K, whose product MSFLGLYEKYKKLCPTYILYLGCLVTAFAIKLFYTNADSFSLQFILAPVTRLVEVFTGTLYHFVQERGYMSSDVTVEIGPSCAGINFLVILFCAFSFSFIKEFNGIIKVLAAVLFLILSYIITIIVNTFRIVAAINFTVYNDAYLKIDKEDFHKILGTLVYFFFLVLFYMAISRLVIFLKTRKSRGMPKTTL is encoded by the coding sequence ATGAGTTTTTTAGGTCTATATGAAAAATATAAAAAACTATGTCCCACATATATTCTATACTTAGGCTGCCTTGTAACAGCTTTTGCCATAAAGCTTTTTTACACGAATGCAGACAGTTTTTCTCTGCAATTTATACTGGCTCCTGTTACAAGGCTTGTGGAAGTATTTACGGGGACTCTTTATCATTTTGTGCAGGAAAGAGGCTACATGAGTTCAGATGTAACTGTTGAAATAGGTCCAAGCTGTGCGGGAATTAATTTTCTGGTAATTTTGTTTTGTGCATTTTCCTTTTCATTTATTAAGGAATTTAATGGTATAATAAAAGTACTTGCTGCAGTGTTGTTTTTAATATTATCTTACATAATTACAATAATTGTTAATACCTTTAGAATAGTAGCTGCTATAAATTTTACAGTTTATAACGATGCATATTTAAAAATTGATAAAGAAGATTTCCACAAGATTTTAGGAACACTGGTATATTTCTTTTTTCTTGTATTGTTCTATATGGCAATATCGAGGCTTGTCATATTTCTAAAGACCAGGAAATCTAGAGGCATGCCAAAAACCACCTTGTAA
- a CDS encoding PadR family transcriptional regulator, with the protein MEENKQDDLFDSLLLELRRGTIILSVLSQLKLPQYGYSLVVLLEEKGIPVEAGTLYPLLRRLEKQNLLESNWDVDASKPRKYYQLSRYGREIYRRLCEQWVEMVKKMDDLIKE; encoded by the coding sequence ATGGAAGAAAATAAGCAGGACGATCTCTTCGACAGTTTATTGTTGGAACTTAGGAGAGGAACCATAATCCTCAGTGTGCTAAGTCAGCTAAAACTTCCCCAATACGGATATTCCCTTGTTGTATTGCTGGAAGAGAAGGGTATTCCTGTGGAAGCAGGGACACTATACCCGCTTTTAAGGAGACTGGAAAAGCAGAACTTGCTGGAAAGCAACTGGGACGTAGATGCGTCAAAACCAAGGAAGTATTATCAGTTAAGCAGATACGGAAGAGAAATATATAGAAGGCTATGCGAACAATGGGTTGAGATGGTGAAGAAGATGGATGACTTGATAAAAGAGTAG
- the ahcY gene encoding adenosylhomocysteinase, whose product MSDYKIADLNLWEWGRKEIEIAEKEMPGLMAIREKYAPEQPLKGVRISGSLHMTIQTAVLIETLVALGADVRWASCNIFSTQDHAAAAIAKAGVPVFAWKGETLEEYWWCTEQMLTFPGGLGPQLIVDDGGDATLFIHRGYKAENEPSILDEATDNEELKIINKLLKEGLKKDNKRWHEVVKEWKGVSEETTTGVHRLYQMVERGELLVPAINVNDSVTKSKFDNLYGCRESLVDGIKRATDVMIAGKVAVVCGYGDVGKGSAQSLQGLGARVIVTEIDPICALQAAMAGYEVKTIEDTLGIGDIYVTTTGNMDIITLEHMKKMKDQAIVCNIGHFDNEIQMAKLNSYPGIKKINIKPQVDKYIFPEGHEIFVLAEGRLVNLGCATGHPSFVMSNSFSNQTLAQIDLWKNKDKYEPKVYILPKKLDEEVARLHLEKIGVKLTKLTKEQADYIGVPVDGPFKPDHYKY is encoded by the coding sequence ATACGCTCCGGAGCAGCCATTGAAGGGTGTTAGAATTTCCGGCTCACTGCATATGACTATACAAACAGCGGTTCTTATAGAAACTCTTGTAGCCCTTGGAGCAGATGTGAGATGGGCTAGTTGCAATATATTCTCCACCCAGGATCATGCAGCTGCTGCAATAGCAAAAGCAGGTGTTCCTGTATTTGCATGGAAGGGAGAAACCCTCGAAGAATACTGGTGGTGTACGGAGCAGATGCTTACATTCCCTGGTGGTCTCGGACCCCAGCTTATAGTTGATGATGGAGGGGATGCGACTCTTTTTATTCATAGGGGATACAAAGCAGAAAATGAACCCTCAATTCTCGACGAAGCTACCGATAATGAAGAGCTTAAAATTATAAACAAGCTCCTTAAAGAAGGCCTCAAGAAGGACAACAAGAGGTGGCACGAGGTAGTCAAGGAATGGAAGGGTGTTTCGGAAGAGACTACTACCGGAGTTCATAGACTCTATCAAATGGTTGAAAGAGGAGAACTTCTAGTTCCTGCTATAAACGTCAATGATTCTGTTACCAAGTCAAAATTCGATAACCTTTATGGCTGCAGAGAATCATTGGTTGATGGAATTAAAAGAGCAACAGATGTTATGATAGCTGGAAAGGTAGCAGTTGTATGCGGTTATGGCGATGTTGGTAAAGGTTCGGCACAATCCTTGCAAGGCCTTGGAGCAAGGGTGATAGTAACTGAGATTGACCCGATATGTGCATTGCAGGCAGCAATGGCAGGCTATGAAGTCAAAACCATTGAGGATACTCTCGGTATAGGAGATATCTATGTAACCACAACCGGCAACATGGATATTATCACTCTTGAGCATATGAAAAAAATGAAGGATCAGGCAATTGTGTGCAATATAGGCCACTTTGATAATGAAATTCAGATGGCTAAACTAAACAGCTACCCTGGCATCAAAAAGATAAACATAAAGCCTCAGGTTGATAAGTATATATTCCCTGAGGGGCATGAAATATTTGTTTTGGCGGAAGGAAGACTTGTAAACCTGGGATGTGCTACAGGGCATCCATCATTTGTTATGTCCAACAGCTTCTCAAATCAGACACTTGCTCAGATTGATTTGTGGAAGAACAAGGATAAGTATGAACCCAAGGTTTATATCTTGCCCAAAAAGCTTGATGAAGAAGTTGCAAGGCTCCACCTTGAAAAAATCGGTGTAAAGCTGACAAAGTTGACAAAGGAACAGGCTGATTATATAGGAGTTCCTGTTGATGGTCCGTTCAAGCCGGATCACTATAAATATTAA